One region of Pseudoalteromonas sp. R3 genomic DNA includes:
- a CDS encoding DUF2974 domain-containing protein, which translates to MKILVIVVTLAILFGCTTTSKNVTLVDCDHPSGWCEQIRNTAQEAFVFAQMSHNVYQDDFQFSLPTKYSAVEHSDNDAIGFAYSIYEDTDTNTVILVFRGTEDITDWWYGNFLGWQNESALELFDQQKSQYPEGTKFIVTGHSLGGAIALEISLKREHVDTYVFNTSPRFRFGEQVYENKRVSIVENGEILKLFRAPAPEATQTYTSLGCSSGGPLSQHEQSKLAVCLTKIAASQSAMAIESLNSNNIELPEYLLN; encoded by the coding sequence ATGAAAATACTGGTGATAGTCGTTACTTTAGCCATTCTGTTTGGTTGTACTACTACTTCTAAAAACGTCACGCTGGTTGACTGTGACCATCCTTCTGGGTGGTGTGAGCAAATTAGGAATACGGCTCAAGAAGCGTTCGTTTTTGCACAAATGTCGCACAACGTATACCAGGATGATTTCCAATTTAGCCTACCAACTAAGTATTCCGCTGTTGAGCACAGTGACAATGATGCAATTGGTTTTGCGTACTCTATCTATGAAGATACTGATACAAATACCGTGATTTTAGTTTTTCGGGGTACAGAAGATATAACCGATTGGTGGTATGGAAATTTCTTGGGATGGCAAAACGAATCTGCCCTTGAGCTATTCGATCAGCAAAAAAGTCAGTATCCTGAAGGCACTAAATTTATAGTTACTGGACACTCACTGGGTGGCGCTATTGCCTTAGAAATATCTCTGAAAAGAGAACATGTTGACACCTATGTCTTTAATACATCGCCACGGTTTCGTTTTGGAGAACAAGTTTATGAAAATAAGCGTGTTTCGATCGTAGAAAATGGTGAAATTCTAAAATTATTTCGAGCCCCTGCACCTGAAGCCACGCAAACGTATACATCATTGGGTTGTTCGAGCGGTGGGCCATTATCTCAACACGAGCAGTCCAAACTGGCAGTTTGCCTTACAAAAATAGCGGCCTCTCAATCGGCAATGGCTATTGAATCTCTAAATTCCAATAATATTGAATTACCAGAATACTTATTAAACTGA
- a CDS encoding TonB-dependent receptor plug domain-containing protein, translated as MKPIKKFKTNLITLSLLSLTSPLAVHSVSAEETAQEIEEVVAVGSRLKGSASAVIEERKNQAFVADIMGAEQISRTGDSDAASALRRVTGLSLVNDKFIYVRGLGERYSSVRLNGAQVPSPDLTRNVIPLDIFPSSIIESLAVQKAYSPNMPAAFGGGDVNIRTKSIPSDRVLKLEVGVAHKDTNSRGFVYNGSDDDWLGEDDGLRSMPVAVTNALSKYVNGISDISRLNIRAVEAQDRGEAVSQQQAIELNKDIAKALHRDFGMVEKDLDPDVGGKLVYGDRFDDLFGLGGQFGFLASLAYDHEWSHSKGYTAVLASVDNADSNCGESPLACYSARDDKESTKKNVKLNSSLSLGYKIDDHDLTASFMKLRDTEDEASVSIYQEPSKSLSKEDGEVQRKHLTSFEQRELEIVQLRGTHNLNYDFLKSVNLDGLGFDWHYTDSTATTNIPSELEITARDRYEGGAYVETYTSGALGGDPFLYRFVDMEDKVENYGWNLSKAFYFDNSELEVKGGGYFVEKTRDYRTDFFKYRFGPSEVVSLADTSSQALGMGSYFKDDAVVDSTDVELLFQEPTADDYLAAQKIDAYFGAFDYVFKNDWRLSGGLRYEDFRQVALAFSRSAYDSALLQDQLSEEAIKDATVMEDETFGSLSMTYSQEGYQVRFGWGETIVRPDLRELTPVQYQDPLTDYRTLGNPTLQSSYLDNFDARVEFYFDGGDNFSVGAFYKDIDKPIEAQLTERDGRFTLEFENADSAYVYGLEAEWLVELSADMLGGAFFTSGNLTVSDSEVEILESARGDLTNIKRRMSGHSKYVANFQLNYDSHNGNHQGSLIYNVFGDRILAAGVNGFDDAYEQPINSLDLVYSYYPTFNTTITVKAKNLLGQDFEVQQNDVVIRSRENAQQISLDVSVEF; from the coding sequence ATGAAACCAATCAAAAAGTTTAAAACCAATTTGATCACGCTTTCTTTGCTTTCTCTTACTTCCCCTTTGGCTGTACATTCGGTTTCAGCAGAAGAGACAGCGCAAGAGATTGAAGAAGTAGTTGCGGTAGGCAGTCGCCTTAAAGGTAGTGCCAGTGCAGTAATTGAAGAAAGGAAAAATCAAGCTTTCGTAGCTGATATCATGGGTGCAGAGCAAATCTCACGTACCGGTGATAGTGATGCTGCGTCTGCACTTCGCCGTGTAACAGGTCTGAGCCTGGTAAACGATAAGTTTATCTATGTGCGTGGTCTGGGTGAGCGATACTCAAGTGTACGATTAAATGGCGCTCAGGTTCCAAGTCCTGACTTAACGCGTAATGTAATTCCGCTAGATATCTTTCCATCGAGTATCATTGAATCACTCGCTGTACAAAAAGCATACTCACCAAATATGCCAGCGGCGTTTGGTGGCGGTGACGTAAATATCCGTACCAAAAGTATTCCAAGTGATCGCGTCCTTAAGTTAGAGGTTGGTGTCGCTCATAAAGACACTAACAGCAGAGGATTTGTTTACAATGGAAGCGATGATGACTGGTTAGGGGAAGATGACGGTTTGCGGTCCATGCCGGTTGCGGTAACTAACGCCCTGAGCAAATATGTAAACGGCATATCGGATATCTCACGTTTAAACATTCGTGCTGTAGAAGCTCAAGACAGAGGTGAAGCTGTATCACAGCAGCAGGCAATCGAGCTTAATAAAGACATTGCCAAAGCACTACATCGTGATTTTGGGATGGTTGAGAAAGACCTTGACCCTGATGTTGGCGGTAAATTGGTCTATGGCGACCGTTTTGATGACCTATTCGGTTTGGGTGGTCAGTTTGGCTTTTTAGCGTCTTTGGCGTACGACCATGAATGGTCACACAGTAAAGGCTATACTGCTGTTCTGGCGTCGGTAGACAATGCCGATTCTAACTGTGGTGAAAGCCCATTAGCCTGTTATTCCGCTCGTGATGACAAAGAGTCTACTAAGAAAAATGTCAAGTTAAACAGTTCACTGAGTCTTGGCTATAAAATCGATGACCATGATCTGACCGCAAGCTTTATGAAGCTTCGCGACACCGAAGATGAAGCGTCAGTGTCCATTTACCAGGAGCCTTCTAAGTCTCTGAGTAAAGAAGACGGTGAAGTACAGCGTAAGCATTTGACCTCTTTCGAACAACGCGAACTGGAAATAGTTCAGCTACGCGGTACACATAATTTAAATTATGATTTCCTTAAGAGCGTGAACCTGGACGGCCTCGGTTTTGACTGGCATTACACGGATTCTACGGCAACAACTAATATCCCGAGCGAGCTGGAAATTACGGCAAGAGATCGTTATGAGGGTGGCGCATATGTCGAAACCTATACCAGCGGGGCGTTAGGTGGTGATCCCTTCTTGTATCGCTTTGTCGACATGGAAGATAAAGTTGAAAACTACGGGTGGAACTTATCAAAAGCCTTTTATTTCGATAATTCAGAGCTTGAAGTCAAAGGTGGCGGCTATTTCGTAGAAAAAACACGTGACTATCGTACTGATTTCTTTAAATATCGCTTTGGCCCAAGTGAAGTGGTCAGCCTTGCTGACACTAGCAGTCAGGCACTGGGTATGGGCAGCTACTTTAAAGACGATGCAGTAGTAGACAGTACTGATGTAGAATTGTTGTTCCAAGAACCAACAGCAGATGATTATCTTGCTGCACAAAAAATTGATGCTTACTTTGGTGCATTCGACTACGTATTTAAAAACGACTGGCGACTCTCAGGTGGTTTGAGATACGAAGATTTCAGACAAGTCGCACTGGCATTTTCTCGCTCAGCTTATGACTCAGCATTATTGCAAGATCAGTTAAGCGAAGAAGCGATTAAAGACGCTACTGTAATGGAAGATGAAACATTCGGCTCATTGTCCATGACATACAGCCAGGAAGGCTATCAGGTCCGTTTTGGCTGGGGTGAAACCATAGTTCGTCCAGACTTACGTGAGCTGACACCGGTTCAGTATCAAGACCCGCTAACTGATTACAGAACTTTGGGTAATCCAACGTTACAGTCAAGCTATCTTGATAACTTCGACGCACGAGTCGAGTTCTATTTCGACGGTGGTGACAACTTCTCAGTGGGTGCTTTCTATAAGGATATCGATAAGCCAATTGAAGCTCAGCTTACTGAACGCGATGGTCGATTCACTCTTGAGTTCGAAAATGCGGATAGTGCCTATGTATATGGCCTGGAAGCTGAATGGCTGGTCGAGTTGTCTGCGGATATGCTAGGTGGCGCATTCTTTACGTCTGGTAACCTGACAGTCAGTGATTCTGAAGTTGAAATTTTAGAAAGTGCACGTGGTGATTTAACCAATATTAAGCGCCGGATGAGTGGCCACTCTAAATACGTGGCAAACTTTCAGCTGAACTACGATTCGCACAATGGTAACCACCAGGGTTCATTAATATACAACGTATTTGGTGACCGCATCCTGGCGGCAGGTGTAAATGGGTTTGACGACGCTTACGAGCAGCCAATTAATTCTTTGGACCTGGTGTACAGCTATTATCCAACGTTTAACACAACGATTACTGTAAAAGCAAAAAACCTGCTCGGTCAGGATTTTGAAGTTCAGCAAAACGATGTGGTTATCCGTTCTCGTGAGAATGCGCAGCAAATCAGCCTTGATGTGTCTGTTGAATTCTAA
- a CDS encoding energy transducer TonB: MRYLLALVIAGIVTFFLFLGMQALITGGEGKMDEPVKGNVLDFVRLKKEETVEKKERKPQKPPTPKEPPPPMDAPQMQSNNLDAAGADFNFSADVAADVDLAGGLALESSDGEYLPIVKVAPVYPRRALSRGIEGYVIVEFVVTKQGTVRNPVVVKAEPENIFDRAAMDAALKFKYKPRVVNGEAVEVAGVQNKISFQING; this comes from the coding sequence ATGCGTTACTTACTAGCACTCGTTATTGCAGGTATTGTGACTTTTTTCTTGTTTCTTGGTATGCAGGCACTGATCACAGGTGGAGAAGGCAAGATGGACGAGCCTGTTAAGGGCAACGTGCTTGATTTTGTCCGCCTGAAAAAAGAAGAAACTGTTGAGAAAAAAGAACGCAAACCACAAAAACCACCTACACCCAAAGAGCCGCCTCCGCCAATGGATGCGCCTCAAATGCAAAGCAACAACCTGGATGCTGCTGGAGCCGATTTTAACTTCAGTGCAGACGTAGCAGCTGACGTTGATCTGGCTGGTGGTTTGGCTTTGGAATCCAGTGACGGTGAATATTTGCCTATTGTCAAAGTGGCGCCTGTCTATCCCAGACGCGCTCTTTCAAGGGGAATCGAAGGGTATGTCATCGTAGAGTTTGTCGTAACAAAGCAAGGCACAGTTAGAAACCCGGTTGTAGTGAAAGCCGAACCAGAGAATATCTTTGACCGGGCAGCAATGGACGCAGCATTGAAGTTCAAATACAAGCCGAGAGTTGTGAATGGTGAGGCCGTTGAGGTCGCTGGTGTTCAAAACAAGATCTCATTTCAGATTAACGGCTAG
- a CDS encoding MotA/TolQ/ExbB proton channel family protein, with protein sequence MVLLVDAINALREFLDTGGQVLLVIGMVTFVMWLLILERFMFVFGKFRSYRKDLLNSWTSRKERNSWNAEQIRQAMISRAGIQLNSNLPYINVMVALCPLLGLLGTVTGMIEVFNVMAITGSGSARSMAAGVSKATIPTMAGMVGALSGVFASTFLQRKAKREVELLEDKLLLDH encoded by the coding sequence GTGGTTCTTTTAGTAGATGCAATCAATGCGCTACGTGAGTTCCTAGACACAGGTGGCCAGGTTCTCCTGGTCATCGGTATGGTCACATTTGTGATGTGGTTGTTGATCCTCGAACGTTTTATGTTTGTGTTTGGCAAGTTCAGATCCTATCGCAAAGATCTGTTGAACAGCTGGACAAGTCGAAAGGAAAGAAACAGCTGGAATGCAGAGCAGATCCGTCAGGCCATGATCTCACGAGCCGGAATACAGCTTAACTCTAACTTACCATATATCAATGTCATGGTAGCCCTGTGTCCACTACTTGGGCTACTAGGTACAGTAACCGGCATGATTGAAGTATTTAATGTGATGGCAATCACAGGATCGGGAAGTGCCCGCTCTATGGCTGCCGGTGTTTCTAAAGCAACGATCCCAACCATGGCTGGTATGGTTGGCGCGCTGTCAGGGGTTTTTGCCTCTACCTTCTTACAACGTAAGGCAAAGCGCGAAGTAGAACTGTTAGAAGACAAGCTGTTGCTTGACCACTAG
- a CDS encoding biopolymer transporter ExbD has translation MRAPLAKVFQEEEAEEINMTPMLDVVFIMLIFFIVTASFVKEAGIDVNRPEAATAVKKQRANILVAISDKGEIWINKRQVDIRAVQANIERLKAENPQGSVVIQADKKATTDTLIKVMDASRAAGAFDVSIAAQES, from the coding sequence ATGAGAGCTCCATTAGCAAAGGTTTTTCAGGAAGAAGAAGCCGAAGAAATTAACATGACACCCATGCTGGATGTTGTATTCATCATGCTTATTTTCTTCATCGTAACTGCATCATTCGTCAAAGAAGCAGGTATCGATGTAAACCGTCCAGAAGCGGCGACCGCTGTTAAAAAGCAGCGTGCGAATATACTTGTTGCCATATCAGACAAAGGTGAAATCTGGATTAACAAACGTCAGGTCGATATCCGCGCTGTACAGGCAAATATCGAGCGTCTGAAAGCGGAAAACCCACAGGGTAGCGTGGTTATACAAGCGGATAAGAAAGCAACAACCGATACCTTAATCAAGGTAATGGATGCTTCTCGCGCTGCAGGCGCATTCGATGTATCAATTGCGGCCCAGGAATCATAG
- a CDS encoding MotA/TolQ/ExbB proton channel family protein — translation MNFFKSFSLKTVMAATLALSSSAFAAEQAMDLDTLLKQLEQGQSAQNAQNAQREAQFKAQQSEQVRMLRELTANRDGELNRSERLETQFEENEIKLGNLGDTLSKRMGSLKELFGVLQQVAGDSSNKFRTSVVSAEIPNRSAFMDDMAKRMGSSTKLASIEDIEKVWVELQREMTEQGKVSRYTTDVIVAGGAKEQKEVLRVGAFNLIADGKYLSYNPETNTLSELTRQPTARFMESAAELQSAQSGTVDFALDPTGGSILGLLVQAPNTKEQVEQGGAVGYVILGVGLIALLIALERFISLMIMGAKINRQLKDSVAREDNPLGRVMKVKEQYPDVAYDTLELKLSEAILREMPKITRNLTLIKIISVVAPLLGLLGTVTGMINTFQAITLFGTGDPKLMAGGISTALVTTVLGLVVAIPTVFLYTLLNTRSRNLLLILQEQSAGIIAERSEKGA, via the coding sequence ATGAACTTTTTTAAATCTTTCAGCCTTAAAACAGTAATGGCAGCAACGCTTGCATTGTCTAGCTCAGCGTTTGCAGCAGAACAAGCAATGGATCTGGATACGCTGTTAAAGCAACTTGAACAGGGACAGAGCGCGCAAAATGCACAAAATGCACAGCGTGAAGCCCAGTTTAAAGCGCAGCAGAGCGAGCAGGTTAGAATGTTGCGCGAATTGACTGCTAATCGCGATGGCGAACTCAATCGCTCAGAGCGTCTCGAAACTCAGTTTGAAGAAAACGAAATCAAGCTAGGTAATTTGGGCGACACTCTATCAAAGCGTATGGGGTCATTGAAGGAGCTGTTCGGTGTACTTCAGCAAGTAGCTGGCGATTCAAGCAACAAGTTCCGTACCTCAGTTGTATCTGCAGAGATACCAAATCGTAGCGCGTTCATGGACGACATGGCTAAGCGCATGGGCTCAAGTACTAAACTGGCGTCTATCGAAGACATCGAAAAAGTATGGGTTGAGCTGCAACGTGAAATGACAGAGCAGGGTAAAGTATCTCGCTATACCACCGATGTGATTGTTGCAGGCGGTGCCAAGGAGCAAAAAGAAGTTTTGCGTGTTGGTGCGTTTAACCTGATTGCCGATGGTAAATACCTGTCTTACAACCCTGAAACCAATACACTGTCTGAGCTGACCCGTCAGCCGACAGCACGTTTCATGGAGAGTGCGGCTGAGCTTCAATCTGCACAATCTGGTACCGTTGACTTTGCACTAGACCCGACAGGCGGTTCAATCCTGGGTCTGTTGGTTCAGGCGCCAAATACCAAAGAACAAGTTGAGCAGGGCGGAGCCGTTGGTTACGTTATTCTTGGTGTGGGTCTGATTGCATTATTAATTGCCCTTGAGCGCTTTATCTCTTTGATGATTATGGGTGCTAAAATCAACCGTCAGCTTAAAGATTCTGTTGCACGCGAAGACAACCCGCTTGGCCGCGTAATGAAAGTCAAAGAGCAATATCCGGATGTTGCGTATGACACATTAGAGCTTAAGCTAAGTGAAGCTATTTTGCGTGAAATGCCGAAGATTACCCGTAACCTCACTCTGATTAAGATTATCTCTGTAGTAGCACCCCTATTGGGTCTGCTCGGTACTGTAACCGGTATGATTAATACCTTCCAGGCCATCACCCTGTTTGGTACAGGTGATCCGAAACTGATGGCCGGTGGTATCTCAACAGCGCTTGTTACAACCGTACTGGGTCTGGTTGTCGCGATTCCTACCGTATTCCTTTACACCTTACTTAACACGCGCTCTCGTAATTTGCTGCTTATCCTTCAGGAGCAAAGTGCAGGCATCATCGCCGAGCGTAGCGAGAAAGGAGCGTAA
- a CDS encoding CDC27 family protein, translated as MKTFKKLLLVSALSCTGLVAPSLLSILPGVDLAVANAETKTKRVPALREKVYSQLARAQKLADEGDVKGGLEVLDTIKKRAGSMNSYEVAMMYNFYGFIYYNENQLDKAIASFEQVVAEEAIPESLRLSTTFSLAQLAMANGDYKATVEYLDSWKKINTQPVKSNYYVLKAQALYQDKKYQEAVENINLAISLTESENKVPKENWLVLQRALYYSLNQPEKVAEVLEKMIKLFDKPEYWVQLAGMFGELGAEKKQLAILETAQQRGFIKKRSDIIQLAQVYLFNGLPYKAAIALDEGIKSGVVKGNAKNYAFIAEAYVQSKDEDKSIDFFAKADKEVEHGNYLQRIAEVYINLEKFDEAADAARAALDKGALTFESNAYVALGMAQYNLKNFDASILAFEQAEKHKKSANLAKQWIKYVKREKIHAETLKQALL; from the coding sequence ATGAAAACGTTTAAGAAGCTACTACTTGTCAGTGCATTGAGTTGTACTGGTCTGGTAGCCCCAAGTCTGTTGTCTATTTTGCCTGGCGTTGACCTTGCTGTTGCAAACGCTGAGACTAAAACTAAGCGAGTGCCGGCTTTGCGTGAAAAGGTATACAGTCAGCTTGCGAGAGCGCAAAAGCTTGCCGATGAAGGGGATGTTAAAGGCGGCCTCGAGGTACTTGATACCATCAAAAAACGCGCTGGCAGCATGAACTCTTATGAAGTGGCAATGATGTATAACTTTTATGGTTTCATCTATTACAACGAAAACCAGCTGGACAAAGCCATTGCCTCTTTTGAGCAGGTGGTTGCTGAAGAGGCCATACCGGAGTCATTACGATTATCTACTACATTTAGTCTTGCGCAGCTTGCAATGGCTAATGGTGATTATAAAGCAACTGTAGAATATCTGGATAGCTGGAAGAAGATAAATACACAGCCTGTTAAAAGTAATTATTATGTATTGAAGGCGCAAGCACTTTATCAGGATAAAAAATATCAGGAAGCTGTAGAAAATATTAATTTGGCAATATCGCTAACTGAAAGTGAGAATAAAGTTCCAAAAGAAAACTGGTTGGTTTTGCAAAGGGCTTTATACTACTCACTTAATCAGCCTGAAAAAGTTGCAGAAGTCCTTGAGAAAATGATAAAGCTGTTTGATAAACCAGAGTACTGGGTTCAACTAGCGGGTATGTTTGGAGAGCTTGGAGCTGAGAAAAAGCAACTTGCTATTCTTGAAACAGCTCAGCAGCGTGGTTTCATAAAAAAACGTAGCGATATAATCCAGCTAGCTCAGGTTTATCTTTTTAACGGTTTACCTTATAAGGCCGCTATTGCACTAGACGAAGGCATTAAAAGCGGAGTGGTTAAGGGTAATGCAAAAAACTATGCATTCATCGCAGAAGCTTATGTCCAGTCTAAAGACGAAGATAAGTCTATCGACTTTTTCGCTAAGGCTGATAAAGAAGTCGAGCATGGTAATTACCTGCAACGTATTGCCGAAGTCTATATCAATCTGGAGAAGTTTGATGAAGCCGCAGATGCTGCCAGGGCCGCATTGGACAAAGGCGCTTTAACGTTCGAGTCTAATGCGTATGTCGCACTCGGTATGGCTCAATATAACCTCAAAAACTTCGACGCTTCTATACTGGCGTTTGAACAGGCGGAAAAGCACAAAAAATCGGCTAATCTTGCGAAGCAATGGATTAAGTACGTAAAGCGAGAGAAAATTCACGCTGAAACATTAAAGCAAGCATTGTTATGA
- the asd gene encoding aspartate-semialdehyde dehydrogenase has translation MKKVGLIGWRGMVGSVLMQRMHEENDFSDIEPYFFTTSQAGQPGPEVKSQSTALLDAYDLDSLSGMDIILSCQGGDYTKAVYSKLKETGWNGYWIDAASALRMSSDSIIVLDPVNRDVIEQGLEQGVKTFVGGNCTVSLMLLALGGLFEQDLIEWVSPMTYQAASGAGARNMKELITQMGEIHGSVKTQLTDPSAAILEIDKLVAEKLKSQSLPTDQFGVPLAGSLIPWIDVPMESGQSKEEWKAQVEANKILGSSKQPIPVDGICVRIGAMRCHAQALTIKLREDIAIEKIEEILEAHNEWVTVIPNERKVTEQELTPVKVTGTLNIPVGRIRKLTMGPEYISAFTVGDQLLWGAAEPLRRMLRIIVEQ, from the coding sequence ATGAAAAAAGTAGGACTAATTGGTTGGCGTGGAATGGTCGGCTCTGTTTTGATGCAACGTATGCACGAAGAAAATGACTTTTCTGATATTGAACCTTATTTCTTTACAACATCCCAAGCCGGTCAACCGGGGCCAGAAGTAAAGTCTCAGTCCACGGCGTTGTTAGATGCATATGACCTCGACAGTCTCTCTGGGATGGACATAATTTTGTCATGTCAGGGTGGCGATTACACAAAAGCAGTGTACAGCAAATTGAAAGAAACTGGCTGGAATGGCTACTGGATTGATGCGGCCTCAGCTTTGCGAATGTCGTCGGATAGCATTATTGTGCTGGATCCGGTAAACAGAGATGTAATAGAGCAGGGTCTTGAACAGGGCGTGAAGACCTTTGTTGGTGGTAACTGTACTGTGTCGCTGATGTTACTGGCCCTGGGTGGGTTGTTTGAACAGGATCTGATTGAATGGGTCAGTCCGATGACATATCAGGCAGCATCCGGAGCTGGTGCCCGAAATATGAAAGAACTGATCACCCAGATGGGCGAAATACATGGTTCTGTAAAAACACAACTGACTGACCCCAGTGCGGCAATACTAGAAATTGATAAACTTGTAGCTGAAAAACTCAAGTCACAAAGCTTGCCGACAGATCAATTTGGTGTGCCTCTGGCCGGTAGCTTGATCCCATGGATAGATGTACCTATGGAAAGTGGTCAGAGTAAGGAAGAGTGGAAGGCACAGGTCGAAGCAAATAAGATCCTGGGTTCGAGTAAACAACCTATCCCTGTTGATGGGATCTGTGTACGTATCGGTGCAATGCGCTGCCACGCACAGGCTTTAACCATCAAGCTTAGAGAAGACATTGCGATTGAAAAAATAGAAGAGATTTTAGAAGCGCACAACGAATGGGTTACGGTCATTCCCAATGAAAGAAAAGTAACCGAGCAAGAGCTGACACCCGTAAAAGTGACCGGTACGCTGAATATCCCAGTGGGAAGAATACGCAAACTTACCATGGGTCCAGAATATATTAGCGCATTTACTGTAGGTGATCAGTTACTATGGGGAGCTGCTGAACCTTTACGTCGTATGCTGCGGATTATTGTAGAGCAATAA